From Coffea arabica cultivar ET-39 chromosome 2e, Coffea Arabica ET-39 HiFi, whole genome shotgun sequence, the proteins below share one genomic window:
- the LOC113732725 gene encoding probable carboxylesterase 12, which produces MASNSNEILHEFSPLMQVYKDGRVERLVGKDVVAASVDQETGVESKDVQISQELDISARLYLPKKAKQGTKLPLLVYFHGGGFFVESAFSPFYHTYLNAVVAEADLVAVSVNYCLAPEHPLPIAYEDSWIALQWVASHSNGEGPETWLRGYADFDRLFLGGDSAGGNIAHNMALKVGLGMLKGVNVEGIFLNCPYFWGKEPVGSEATRLEKKGHLEASSFLCRSYVEATWHFVYPNTTGLDDPLLNPVMEPNLSRLGCRRVLVCVAEKDILKDRGWFYKEALEKSEWAGDVEVAGEDHVFNLFFPMGENAVSLLKKLASFINGNGV; this is translated from the coding sequence ATGGCTTCAAACTCAAATGAGATACTTCATGAATTCTCTCCCTTAATGCAAGTATACAAGGACGGCCGGGTGGAAAGATTAGTCGGGAAAGACGTTGTAGCTGCATCAGTGGATCAAGAAACCGGTGTTGAATCCAAAGATGTACAAATTTCACAAGAACTGGACATCTCTGCACGGCTTTACCTGCCCAAAAAAGCCAAACAGGGAACAAAACTTCCTCTTCTGGTCTACTTCCATGGAGGAGGCTTTTTCGTTGAATCCGCCTTCTCCCCTTTTTATCATACGTACCTCAATGCAGTAGTTGCAGAAGCTGATCTTGTAGCAGTTTCAGTAAACTATTGCCTCGCCCCCGAGCACCCTTTACCTATTGCTTATGAAGATTCTTGGATTGCACTCCAATGGGTCGCTTCTCATTCAAACGGGGAGGGTCCTGAGACATGGCTCAGGGGATATGCCGATTTTGATCGGTTGTTTCTTGGTGGGGATAGCGCTGGTGGTAACATAGCACACAACATGGCTTTAAAGGTCGGGCTGGGGATGCTGAAAGGTGTCAATGTTGAAGGGATTTTTCTCAATTGTCCTTATTTTTGGGGGAAAGAGCCAGTTGGTAGTGAAGCCACAAGATTGGAGAAAAAGGGACATCTTGAGGCCAGTTCTTTTTTGTGTAGGTCCTATGTTGAGGCCACTTGGCATTTTGTTTACCCAAATACCACAGGGCTAGATGATCCATTGCTGAATCCTGTGATGGAACCAAATCTTTCCAGGCTAGGCTGCAGAAGGGTGCTGGTCTGTGTTGCTGAGAAAGATATTTTGAAGGATAGGGGATGGTTTTACAAAGAAGCATTGGAGAAGAGCGAGTGGGCTGGAGATGTGGAGGTTGCAGGGGAGGATCATGTCTTCAATCTGTTCTTTCCCATGGGAGAAAATGCTGTGTCTTTGCTGAAAAAGTTGGCCAGTTTCATCAATGGGAATGGGGTGTAG
- the LOC140037043 gene encoding uncharacterized protein isoform X4 — MSSERPSLSFVNLLSSEAEETEGGIKNFHHASSTGPNRDEEKNTTMASEDVLPKYQACVAKLFYMEHFSIHGDAYIPLHIRAKPWVQFWGIDRLQRRISRLKHLGVMDGIEVEVIVDDSVWYTAQHGKESQNCNLGKRMNEVEDSTRELKEEYKEIRDSMCSMAQSLKTMQDAIVGEMKRFIERAGDKEAIAISLGEGNGNAVNSKNGMCKNYLRKYKPKCNPVCFKEPIAWNIFPQTENQENDLTSKFVEYERDTSIDVTSPVKVDNVEVVAEKEASLRVSSMDDKLPRKTCINKALGLANPDSEMSSTGSVKARLLSMTSQGVVPKHKIQISPASKRLFKKKNASPKPKKARCCKKRKQPCNGDNPDCRIEIVHKYL, encoded by the exons ATGAGTTCTGAAAGACCAAGTTTGTCATTTGTGAATTTGTTATCATCAGAAGCGGAGGAAACAGAAGGTGggataaaaaattttcaccatGCAAGCTCTACAGGACCCAATCGCGATGAAGAGAAAAACACAACAATGGCTTCAGAAGATGTCTTGCCAAAATATCAAGCATGTGTAGCAAAG CTATTCTACATGGAGCACTTCTCCATTCATGGCGATGCATATATCCCCTTGCATATCCGTGCAAAACCTTGGGTACAATTCTGGGGCATTGATAGACTGCAAAGAAGGATCAGTAGACTAAAACACCTTGGTGTCATGGATGGAATAgag GTTGAGGTAATTGTGGATGATTCTGTTTGGTACACTGCTCAGCATGGGAAAGAAAGTCAAAACTGTAACCTTGGAAAAAGGATGAACGAAGTTGAAGATTCCACCAGGGAGTTGAAAGAGGAATACAAAGAAATTCGGGATTCAATGTGTAGCATGGCACAGTCGTTGAAGACAATGCAAGATGCAATAGTCGGTGAGATGAAAAGATTTATAGAAAGAGCTGGGGACAAAGAAGCGATTGCAATTAGTTTAGGGGAAGGGAATGGAAATGCTGTTAACAGCAAAAATGGCATGTGCAAGAACTATTTAAGGAAGTACAAGCCAAAATGCAACCCTGTTTGTTTTAAAGAGCCTATTGCATGGAATATATTCCCTCAAACAGAAAACCAAGAAAATGATCTAACATCCAAATTTGTTGAATATGAGAGGGATACTTCCATAGATGTGACTTCTCCAGTGAAGGTGGACAATGTGGAGGTAGTAGCTGAAAAGGAAGCCTCACTTAGGGTGTCTTCAATGGATGACAAACTGCCTAGAAAAACTTGCATCAATAAGGCTCTTGGACTTGCAAATCCAGACTCAGAGATGTCTTCCACAGGGTCTGTGAAGGCCAGGCTATTAAGTATGACTAGTCAGGGGGTTGTACCAAAGCATAAAATTCAAATCTCCCCAGCGAGCAAGAGACTTTTCAAGAAGAAGAATGCTTCTCCAAAGCCTAAAAAG GCTCGATGCTGTAAGAAAAGGAAGCAACCATGCAATGGCGATAATCCAGATTGTCGAATCGAAATAGTACATAAATACTTATAA
- the LOC140037043 gene encoding uncharacterized protein isoform X3 — MSSERPSLSFVNLLSSEAEETEGGIKNFHHASSTGPNRDEEKNTTMASEDVLPKYQACVAKLFYMEHFSIHGDAYIPLHIRAKPWVQFWGIDRLQRRISRLKHLGVMDGIEVEVIVDDSVWYTAQHGKESQNCNLGKRMNEVEDSTRELKEEYKEIRDSMCSMAQSLKTMQDAIVGEMKRFIERAGDKEAIAISLGEGNGNAVNSKNGMCKNYLRKYKPKCNPVCFKEPIAWNIFPQTENQENDLTSKFVEYERDTSIDVTSPVKVDNVEVVAEKEASLRVSSMDDKLPRKTCINKALGLANPDSEMSSTGSVKARLLSMTSQGVVPKHKIQISPASKRLFKKKNASPKPKKCAAIEEALSYGVGRGHKGDMNNYKFTRPENCPKQGNGNDCGVYIAKFMEHCGDVKSSFKLHVMHVKR, encoded by the exons ATGAGTTCTGAAAGACCAAGTTTGTCATTTGTGAATTTGTTATCATCAGAAGCGGAGGAAACAGAAGGTGggataaaaaattttcaccatGCAAGCTCTACAGGACCCAATCGCGATGAAGAGAAAAACACAACAATGGCTTCAGAAGATGTCTTGCCAAAATATCAAGCATGTGTAGCAAAG CTATTCTACATGGAGCACTTCTCCATTCATGGCGATGCATATATCCCCTTGCATATCCGTGCAAAACCTTGGGTACAATTCTGGGGCATTGATAGACTGCAAAGAAGGATCAGTAGACTAAAACACCTTGGTGTCATGGATGGAATAgag GTTGAGGTAATTGTGGATGATTCTGTTTGGTACACTGCTCAGCATGGGAAAGAAAGTCAAAACTGTAACCTTGGAAAAAGGATGAACGAAGTTGAAGATTCCACCAGGGAGTTGAAAGAGGAATACAAAGAAATTCGGGATTCAATGTGTAGCATGGCACAGTCGTTGAAGACAATGCAAGATGCAATAGTCGGTGAGATGAAAAGATTTATAGAAAGAGCTGGGGACAAAGAAGCGATTGCAATTAGTTTAGGGGAAGGGAATGGAAATGCTGTTAACAGCAAAAATGGCATGTGCAAGAACTATTTAAGGAAGTACAAGCCAAAATGCAACCCTGTTTGTTTTAAAGAGCCTATTGCATGGAATATATTCCCTCAAACAGAAAACCAAGAAAATGATCTAACATCCAAATTTGTTGAATATGAGAGGGATACTTCCATAGATGTGACTTCTCCAGTGAAGGTGGACAATGTGGAGGTAGTAGCTGAAAAGGAAGCCTCACTTAGGGTGTCTTCAATGGATGACAAACTGCCTAGAAAAACTTGCATCAATAAGGCTCTTGGACTTGCAAATCCAGACTCAGAGATGTCTTCCACAGGGTCTGTGAAGGCCAGGCTATTAAGTATGACTAGTCAGGGGGTTGTACCAAAGCATAAAATTCAAATCTCCCCAGCGAGCAAGAGACTTTTCAAGAAGAAGAATGCTTCTCCAAAGCCTAAAAAG TGTGCAGCAATTGAAGAGGCACTGTCATATGGAGTTGGCCGTGGACATAAAGGAGATATGAACAACTACAAATTTACTAGGCCTGAAAATTGTCCCAAACAGGGCAATGG CAATGATTGCGGGGTTTACATTGCAAAATTCATGGAACACTGTGGTGATGTTAAGTCTAGCTTCAAGTTACAT GTGATGCATgttaaaaggtga
- the LOC140037043 gene encoding uncharacterized protein isoform X1, translating to MSSERPSLSFVNLLSSEAEETEGGIKNFHHASSTGPNRDEEKNTTMASEDVLPKYQACVAKLFYMEHFSIHGDAYIPLHIRAKPWVQFWGIDRLQRRISRLKHLGVMDGIEVEVIVDDSVWYTAQHGKESQNCNLGKRMNEVEDSTRELKEEYKEIRDSMCSMAQSLKTMQDAIVGEMKRFIERAGDKEAIAISLGEGNGNAVNSKNGMCKNYLRKYKPKCNPVCFKEPIAWNIFPQTENQENDLTSKFVEYERDTSIDVTSPVKVDNVEVVAEKEASLRVSSMDDKLPRKTCINKALGLANPDSEMSSTGSVKARLLSMTSQGVVPKHKIQISPASKRLFKKKNASPKPKKCAAIEEALSYGVGRGHKGDMNNYKFTRPENCPKQGNGNDCGVYIAKFMEHCGDVKSSFKLHVTSLDHLRIAFDLFLDLGNEVRHLCMYDFCRIGELVRMITL from the exons ATGAGTTCTGAAAGACCAAGTTTGTCATTTGTGAATTTGTTATCATCAGAAGCGGAGGAAACAGAAGGTGggataaaaaattttcaccatGCAAGCTCTACAGGACCCAATCGCGATGAAGAGAAAAACACAACAATGGCTTCAGAAGATGTCTTGCCAAAATATCAAGCATGTGTAGCAAAG CTATTCTACATGGAGCACTTCTCCATTCATGGCGATGCATATATCCCCTTGCATATCCGTGCAAAACCTTGGGTACAATTCTGGGGCATTGATAGACTGCAAAGAAGGATCAGTAGACTAAAACACCTTGGTGTCATGGATGGAATAgag GTTGAGGTAATTGTGGATGATTCTGTTTGGTACACTGCTCAGCATGGGAAAGAAAGTCAAAACTGTAACCTTGGAAAAAGGATGAACGAAGTTGAAGATTCCACCAGGGAGTTGAAAGAGGAATACAAAGAAATTCGGGATTCAATGTGTAGCATGGCACAGTCGTTGAAGACAATGCAAGATGCAATAGTCGGTGAGATGAAAAGATTTATAGAAAGAGCTGGGGACAAAGAAGCGATTGCAATTAGTTTAGGGGAAGGGAATGGAAATGCTGTTAACAGCAAAAATGGCATGTGCAAGAACTATTTAAGGAAGTACAAGCCAAAATGCAACCCTGTTTGTTTTAAAGAGCCTATTGCATGGAATATATTCCCTCAAACAGAAAACCAAGAAAATGATCTAACATCCAAATTTGTTGAATATGAGAGGGATACTTCCATAGATGTGACTTCTCCAGTGAAGGTGGACAATGTGGAGGTAGTAGCTGAAAAGGAAGCCTCACTTAGGGTGTCTTCAATGGATGACAAACTGCCTAGAAAAACTTGCATCAATAAGGCTCTTGGACTTGCAAATCCAGACTCAGAGATGTCTTCCACAGGGTCTGTGAAGGCCAGGCTATTAAGTATGACTAGTCAGGGGGTTGTACCAAAGCATAAAATTCAAATCTCCCCAGCGAGCAAGAGACTTTTCAAGAAGAAGAATGCTTCTCCAAAGCCTAAAAAG TGTGCAGCAATTGAAGAGGCACTGTCATATGGAGTTGGCCGTGGACATAAAGGAGATATGAACAACTACAAATTTACTAGGCCTGAAAATTGTCCCAAACAGGGCAATGG CAATGATTGCGGGGTTTACATTGCAAAATTCATGGAACACTGTGGTGATGTTAAGTCTAGCTTCAAGTTACAT gtgacaagtttgGATCATCTGAGGATTGCATTCGACCTTTTCCTGGACTTAGGCAATGAAGTTCGACACCTCTGCATGTATGATTTCTGCCGGATTGGAGAACTTGTTCGGATGATTACGTTGTAA
- the LOC140037043 gene encoding uncharacterized protein isoform X2, giving the protein MNWAKFVLDELVIGIRNAQMMKDEQVDGFVVFFMLFYMEHFSIHGDAYIPLHIRAKPWVQFWGIDRLQRRISRLKHLGVMDGIEVEVIVDDSVWYTAQHGKESQNCNLGKRMNEVEDSTRELKEEYKEIRDSMCSMAQSLKTMQDAIVGEMKRFIERAGDKEAIAISLGEGNGNAVNSKNGMCKNYLRKYKPKCNPVCFKEPIAWNIFPQTENQENDLTSKFVEYERDTSIDVTSPVKVDNVEVVAEKEASLRVSSMDDKLPRKTCINKALGLANPDSEMSSTGSVKARLLSMTSQGVVPKHKIQISPASKRLFKKKNASPKPKKCAAIEEALSYGVGRGHKGDMNNYKFTRPENCPKQGNGNDCGVYIAKFMEHCGDVKSSFKLHVTSLDHLRIAFDLFLDLGNEVRHLCMYDFCRIGELVRMITL; this is encoded by the exons ATGAATTGGGCTAAGTTCGTTCTTGATGAATTGGTAATTGGAATAAGAAATGCCCAAATGATGAAAGATGAGCAAGTGGATGGTTTTGTTGTCTTTTTTATG CTATTCTACATGGAGCACTTCTCCATTCATGGCGATGCATATATCCCCTTGCATATCCGTGCAAAACCTTGGGTACAATTCTGGGGCATTGATAGACTGCAAAGAAGGATCAGTAGACTAAAACACCTTGGTGTCATGGATGGAATAgag GTTGAGGTAATTGTGGATGATTCTGTTTGGTACACTGCTCAGCATGGGAAAGAAAGTCAAAACTGTAACCTTGGAAAAAGGATGAACGAAGTTGAAGATTCCACCAGGGAGTTGAAAGAGGAATACAAAGAAATTCGGGATTCAATGTGTAGCATGGCACAGTCGTTGAAGACAATGCAAGATGCAATAGTCGGTGAGATGAAAAGATTTATAGAAAGAGCTGGGGACAAAGAAGCGATTGCAATTAGTTTAGGGGAAGGGAATGGAAATGCTGTTAACAGCAAAAATGGCATGTGCAAGAACTATTTAAGGAAGTACAAGCCAAAATGCAACCCTGTTTGTTTTAAAGAGCCTATTGCATGGAATATATTCCCTCAAACAGAAAACCAAGAAAATGATCTAACATCCAAATTTGTTGAATATGAGAGGGATACTTCCATAGATGTGACTTCTCCAGTGAAGGTGGACAATGTGGAGGTAGTAGCTGAAAAGGAAGCCTCACTTAGGGTGTCTTCAATGGATGACAAACTGCCTAGAAAAACTTGCATCAATAAGGCTCTTGGACTTGCAAATCCAGACTCAGAGATGTCTTCCACAGGGTCTGTGAAGGCCAGGCTATTAAGTATGACTAGTCAGGGGGTTGTACCAAAGCATAAAATTCAAATCTCCCCAGCGAGCAAGAGACTTTTCAAGAAGAAGAATGCTTCTCCAAAGCCTAAAAAG TGTGCAGCAATTGAAGAGGCACTGTCATATGGAGTTGGCCGTGGACATAAAGGAGATATGAACAACTACAAATTTACTAGGCCTGAAAATTGTCCCAAACAGGGCAATGG CAATGATTGCGGGGTTTACATTGCAAAATTCATGGAACACTGTGGTGATGTTAAGTCTAGCTTCAAGTTACAT gtgacaagtttgGATCATCTGAGGATTGCATTCGACCTTTTCCTGGACTTAGGCAATGAAGTTCGACACCTCTGCATGTATGATTTCTGCCGGATTGGAGAACTTGTTCGGATGATTACGTTGTAA